The following are encoded together in the Poseidonibacter lekithochrous genome:
- the nrdD gene encoding anaerobic ribonucleoside-triphosphate reductase produces the protein MQKQEVLEKNSHKRSKCIVYTRVMGYHRPIESFNIGKKGEHEQRIKFVESKKCL, from the coding sequence ATGCAAAAACAAGAAGTGCTTGAGAAAAACTCTCATAAAAGAAGTAAATGTATAGTTTATACTAGGGTTATGGGTTACCATAGACCAATCGAAAGTTTTAACATTGGTAAAAAAGGTGAACATGAACAAAGAATTAAATTTGTTGAATCTAAAAAATGTTTATAG
- a CDS encoding anaerobic ribonucleoside-triphosphate reductase activating protein codes for MNKELNLLNLKNVYSLTKFTTTDYAGHLSCVVWLNRCNFRCLYCYNNDLVFNKIANHTLNDVLEFLKKRTGLLDAVVISGGEATQHDLIDFCKEVKALGFKIKLDTNATDLKQIQKLIELNLLDYMAIDFKAHEDKFYEITKKNLYNKFIKTIQYLISIDFDFELRTTVNSLLLDEEDINRMIDVLIKLGYKNTYYLQNFLLTSSNIGNIKEGLDLDKSLINAKGLDIQWRN; via the coding sequence ATGAACAAAGAATTAAATTTGTTGAATCTAAAAAATGTTTATAGTCTAACTAAATTTACTACTACAGATTATGCAGGACATTTGTCTTGTGTAGTTTGGTTAAATAGATGTAATTTTAGATGTTTGTATTGCTATAATAATGATTTAGTCTTTAACAAAATTGCAAATCATACATTAAATGATGTTTTAGAATTTCTTAAAAAACGTACTGGACTATTGGATGCTGTTGTTATTTCAGGTGGAGAAGCAACACAACATGATTTAATAGATTTTTGTAAAGAAGTAAAAGCTTTAGGCTTTAAAATAAAACTAGATACTAATGCTACAGATTTAAAACAAATACAAAAACTTATAGAGTTAAACTTGCTTGATTATATGGCAATAGATTTTAAAGCCCATGAAGATAAGTTTTATGAGATAACAAAAAAGAATTTATATAATAAATTCATAAAAACTATTCAATATTTAATAAGTATAGATTTTGATTTTGAATTAAGAACTACTGTAAATTCACTTCTTTTAGATGAAGAAGATATAAATAGAATGATCGATGTACTAATAAAACTTGGCTATAAAAACACCTATTATTTACAAAATTTTTTACTTACCTCATCAAATATTGGAAATATTAAAGAGGGTTTAGACTTAGACAAAAGCCTAATTAATGCAAAAGGTCTAGATATACAATGGAGAAATTAA
- a CDS encoding response regulator transcription factor encodes MDYNLLKTLKILIVEDEDRLSKLLKDAIGEFFFSVIIARDGNEGLKKFKANKPDIVITDIMMPNCDGLEMTQSIKDIDELIPIIVLSAYSDKEKLLKAIDIGINKYFIKPFDPDELIEHINKIAPNLNKRRKIKLKNSYTFDNNSRSLYKNDKLVNLTKREKEFFYILLKHSNEVVDSQKIKDILWDDPVSDERLRTFIKRLRLKTSKDIIENASGQGYLISPLYI; translated from the coding sequence ATGGATTACAATTTATTAAAAACACTTAAAATATTGATAGTTGAAGACGAAGATAGATTATCAAAACTTTTAAAAGACGCAATAGGAGAGTTCTTCTTCTCAGTTATCATAGCAAGAGATGGAAATGAAGGACTTAAGAAATTCAAAGCAAATAAGCCAGATATCGTAATAACAGATATTATGATGCCTAATTGTGATGGATTAGAAATGACTCAGAGTATTAAAGATATAGATGAGTTAATACCTATTATTGTTCTTAGTGCATATTCGGATAAAGAGAAACTATTAAAAGCGATTGATATAGGAATTAATAAATATTTTATTAAACCTTTTGATCCAGATGAGTTAATAGAGCATATTAATAAAATCGCTCCTAATTTAAATAAAAGAAGAAAGATTAAACTAAAGAATTCATATACTTTTGATAATAACTCAAGGTCTTTGTATAAAAATGATAAGTTAGTTAATCTTACAAAAAGAGAAAAAGAGTTTTTCTATATTCTATTAAAACATAGTAATGAAGTAGTAGATTCCCAAAAGATAAAAGATATATTATGGGATGATCCTGTAAGTGATGAAAGACTTAGAACATTTATCAAAAGACTTAGACTTAAAACTTCTAAGGATATTATAGAAAATGCTTCAGGACAAGGATACTTAATTTCTCCATTGTATATCTAG
- a CDS encoding PAS domain-containing sensor histidine kinase translates to MTTTYQDAIENSNIVSKTDINGIITFVNDEFCKISGYSYDELIGQNHNIVRHPDVSPTNFTMLWDTILSKKPYKATVKNLSKNGNTVYLNTTITPILNIHGDIKEFIAIRYDVTKEVELQKSLELKEKELEFLNKTLEHRVEQQTKELKDLNANLEKRVKTEVAKNKEKQKILFWQSRMASLGQMLGNIAHQWRQPLTELSLVMFNMKKASVQNDDQKVLELYTDSKNLIQNMSNTIEDFTNFFNPKKEKKVFMVKDAVDESINILNKIILQEDINIKLVIKNDCKVLGVSNELSQVIINLIQNAKDAFISKDIKNRHIDITLEHKTLSDKSYAVLNIYDNACGISKENIDKIFEPYFTTKHKSQGTGLGLFMSKMIIEKSLDGIIEHKNYKNGSKFTISIPME, encoded by the coding sequence ATGACTACAACTTATCAAGATGCAATTGAAAACTCTAATATAGTATCTAAGACAGATATTAATGGAATAATTACTTTTGTAAATGATGAGTTCTGTAAAATATCAGGATACTCTTACGATGAATTAATTGGTCAAAACCATAATATCGTGAGACATCCTGATGTATCACCTACAAATTTTACAATGCTTTGGGATACTATTCTTTCAAAGAAACCATATAAGGCTACAGTTAAGAACTTAAGTAAAAATGGTAATACAGTTTATTTAAATACTACAATAACTCCTATTCTTAATATACATGGGGACATAAAAGAGTTTATTGCTATTCGTTATGATGTTACTAAAGAAGTTGAGTTACAAAAGAGTTTAGAGTTAAAAGAAAAAGAGTTAGAGTTTCTAAATAAAACACTAGAGCATAGAGTTGAGCAACAAACAAAAGAATTAAAAGATTTAAATGCAAATTTAGAAAAAAGAGTTAAAACTGAAGTAGCAAAAAACAAAGAAAAACAAAAAATCCTATTTTGGCAATCAAGAATGGCAAGTCTTGGTCAAATGTTAGGTAATATTGCACACCAGTGGAGACAACCATTAACAGAGTTATCTTTAGTGATGTTTAATATGAAAAAAGCTTCAGTTCAAAATGATGATCAGAAGGTATTAGAGTTATATACTGATAGTAAGAACTTAATACAGAATATGTCTAATACAATAGAAGATTTTACAAACTTTTTTAATCCAAAGAAAGAAAAAAAAGTTTTTATGGTAAAAGATGCTGTAGATGAATCTATTAATATTTTGAATAAGATAATATTACAAGAAGATATTAACATTAAGCTTGTAATAAAAAATGATTGTAAAGTATTAGGTGTTTCAAATGAGTTATCTCAAGTAATAATAAACCTAATACAAAATGCAAAAGATGCCTTTATAAGCAAAGATATTAAAAATAGGCATATTGATATTACATTAGAGCATAAAACTCTCTCAGACAAGAGTTATGCTGTTTTAAACATATATGACAATGCTTGTGGTATATCAAAAGAAAACATAGATAAAATATTTGAACCATATTTTACTACAAAACATAAAAGTCAAGGTACAGGACTTGGATTATTTATGTCAAAGATGATTATAGAAAAAAGTTTAGATGGAATAATTGAGCATAAAAACTATAAGAATGGTTCAAAATTTACAATTAGCATACCAATGGAATAA
- the hemB gene encoding porphobilinogen synthase — protein sequence MFKRFRRLRINETLRNLVQETHLSCDDFIYPLFVREGEGIKTEVSSMPGVFQMSIDEILKECEYLMSINLKSIILFAIPDVKDSVGSECLCNESIIARTVKAIKAKYPEMFVVTDLCFCEYTDHGHCGILDPKTETVDNDKTLEISAQQAIVHAKAGVDMIAPSGMMDGIITTLRTALDENGYENLPIMAYSTKFASGYYGPFRDVAESSPSFGDRRTYQMNPANRLEAIEESLADEAEGADILMVKPALAFLDVIRDIRNETKLPLCVYNVSGEYAMLKNAGAAGLIDYERVMMETLIGFKRAGANMIITYHAKEACELLRKN from the coding sequence ATGTTTAAACGATTTAGAAGATTAAGAATAAATGAAACACTTAGAAACTTGGTACAAGAGACACATCTTTCTTGTGATGATTTCATATATCCACTGTTTGTAAGAGAAGGTGAAGGTATTAAAACTGAGGTTTCTTCAATGCCAGGAGTATTCCAAATGAGTATTGATGAAATATTAAAAGAGTGTGAATACTTAATGAGTATTAATCTTAAGTCTATTATATTATTTGCTATTCCAGATGTTAAAGATTCAGTTGGTAGTGAGTGTTTATGTAATGAAAGTATTATTGCAAGAACAGTTAAAGCTATTAAAGCTAAATACCCAGAAATGTTTGTAGTTACTGATTTATGTTTTTGTGAATATACAGACCACGGACATTGTGGAATTTTAGATCCAAAAACTGAAACTGTTGATAATGATAAAACATTAGAAATTTCAGCTCAACAAGCAATCGTTCATGCAAAAGCTGGTGTTGATATGATTGCTCCTTCTGGAATGATGGATGGTATTATTACAACTTTAAGAACTGCACTAGATGAAAATGGATATGAAAACTTACCAATTATGGCATATTCAACTAAATTTGCGAGTGGTTATTATGGACCATTTAGAGATGTAGCTGAATCATCACCATCATTTGGAGATAGAAGAACTTATCAAATGAATCCTGCAAATAGATTAGAAGCTATTGAAGAGTCATTAGCAGATGAGGCAGAAGGTGCAGATATCTTAATGGTTAAACCAGCACTTGCATTCTTAGATGTAATTAGAGATATTAGAAATGAAACTAAATTACCATTATGTGTATATAACGTAAGTGGTGAATATGCTATGCTTAAAAATGCAGGAGCTGCAGGTCTTATTGATTATGAAAGAGTAATGATGGAAACATTAATTGGTTTCAAAAGAGCTGGTGCTAATATGATTATTACTTACCATGCTAAAGAAGCTTGTGAATTATTAAGAAAAAACTAG
- the ribA gene encoding GTP cyclohydrolase II, with translation MNIIQSNIANLPTKHGKFRIKAYKDGNQEHLAIMSEDFENIEAPFVRIHSECLTGDTLGSLKCDCQNQLNLALDFISKEGGLIIYHRQEGRNIGLLNKVNAYSLQDKGRNTIEANIELGFGEDDRDYRVVDYIFKDLGIKKIKLITNNPKKIEYVEGIGIDIVKRVPAITVTNKHNEDYLQTKKDQMGHML, from the coding sequence ATGAATATAATACAATCAAATATTGCTAACCTACCTACAAAACATGGAAAGTTTAGAATAAAAGCATATAAAGACGGAAATCAAGAACATTTAGCCATTATGAGTGAAGACTTTGAAAATATAGAAGCACCTTTTGTGCGAATTCACTCAGAATGCCTAACAGGCGACACACTAGGAAGTTTAAAGTGTGATTGTCAAAACCAATTAAATTTAGCATTAGATTTTATTTCGAAAGAGGGTGGACTTATAATCTACCATAGACAAGAGGGAAGAAATATAGGATTACTAAATAAAGTAAATGCCTATTCTTTACAAGACAAAGGAAGAAATACTATTGAAGCTAATATTGAATTAGGTTTCGGAGAAGATGATAGAGATTATAGAGTAGTTGACTATATATTTAAAGATTTAGGAATAAAGAAAATTAAACTTATTACTAACAATCCTAAAAAAATTGAATATGTTGAAGGTATAGGAATTGATATAGTTAAAAGAGTTCCAGCAATCACAGTTACAAATAAACATAACGAAGACTATTTACAAACAAAAAAAGATCAAATGGGACACATGCTGTAA
- the rsmG gene encoding 16S rRNA (guanine(527)-N(7))-methyltransferase RsmG, which yields MSLKQLIESNDLKFDDKFYEDCEVFTKLLRQWGKIHNLTGSLQVDDINENILDSVYPLKFIDKHESFADIGTGAGYPGLILAMALRDTKAYLIEPRIKRVSFLNFVKASLKLDNLKVICNRVEKVEDLNVDLITSRAVTNTNLLLDITDNIKEDTSSYLFYKGSLVNDEVEDAKVNNYTIVNRKDRNYLYIKGK from the coding sequence ATGAGTTTAAAACAATTAATAGAATCTAATGATTTAAAATTCGATGATAAGTTTTATGAGGACTGTGAAGTTTTCACTAAATTACTTAGACAATGGGGTAAAATTCATAATCTAACAGGTAGTTTACAAGTTGACGATATAAATGAGAATATCTTGGATTCAGTATATCCACTAAAGTTTATAGATAAACATGAAAGTTTTGCAGATATAGGTACAGGGGCAGGGTATCCTGGTCTTATTCTTGCTATGGCACTAAGAGATACAAAAGCATATTTAATAGAGCCTAGAATTAAAAGAGTATCTTTTCTAAACTTTGTAAAAGCAAGTTTAAAACTTGATAATCTTAAAGTTATTTGTAATAGAGTTGAAAAAGTAGAAGATTTAAACGTAGATTTAATTACTTCAAGAGCAGTTACTAATACTAACTTACTTTTAGATATTACAGATAATATTAAAGAAGATACTAGTTCATACCTTTTCTACAAAGGTTCATTAGTAAATGATGAAGTAGAAGATGCAAAAGTTAATAATTATACGATAGTAAATAGAAAAGATAGAAATTATCTTTATATCAAAGGCAAATAA
- a CDS encoding PP0621 family protein, protein MIFKIIAILVVLFLVYLVFFKKGREKEVERNTKKKNERISDEMVECPSCGTYVSQNEAILSNGKFYCSKDCLNNK, encoded by the coding sequence ATGATTTTTAAAATAATAGCGATATTAGTAGTTTTATTTTTAGTATATTTAGTTTTCTTCAAAAAAGGAAGAGAAAAAGAAGTAGAGAGAAATACTAAAAAGAAAAATGAAAGAATCTCTGATGAAATGGTAGAGTGTCCATCATGTGGAACTTATGTTTCTCAAAATGAAGCAATACTTAGTAATGGTAAATTTTACTGTTCAAAAGACTGCCTTAATAATAAATAG
- the glyS gene encoding glycine--tRNA ligase subunit beta yields the protein MNKPLLIEIGVEELPAIPFLKELPNIEKKWSDILEKNRLLCDFDFYYTPRRLVLWHREFQVKQEDSVQEQFGAPVKIAFKDGEPTGAALGFAKKCGVSVDELDKIDQGRGEVLYFKKEVAGTDAKDLLNDMVNEFINSLNFGKSMRWASRTDTFIRPIRSLSMILGEEVVEGELFGVKSSNFSFAHRMVSYEPFTYNFAGDYFAKLDNNGVILYPEDRRSRILNQMKDIEQRHGVNIELDKELLEEVVAITEYPTALIGKFDEEFLELPEEVIVTSMKEHQRYFAVYKDGKLTNNFIVVSNSKTEDFGYIIAGNEKVLRPRLADGMFFYKNDINNGLSNEGLKKLTFVEGLGSMYEKSQREAKIASFLADIFNVEQKDLVEKAVMLSKADLMSEMVFEFTELQGLMGYYYAKLAGEDELVYTALKEQYLPDGEDSELPSNKFSSIIALSYKLDNLMGLFSVGKIPSGSKDPFGLRRAAAGIVKIAMEHELPVDLGKIIDALAASYPGLDKKQLVEFFNERLFKIFEVNPSVLKAVLGSGETDIFKISKKLCALNPVVQSDNFKEYTTTFKRVANIIKDVDINSELNVNDSLLEDAAEKELYSAFTTVTSKDYTCYEDELEALFALKPQLDNFFDNVFVNHEDEAIKTNRKNTIGLVYQEFRKIADIKEITI from the coding sequence ATGAATAAACCATTATTAATAGAGATTGGTGTTGAAGAACTACCAGCAATTCCATTTTTAAAAGAATTACCAAACATTGAAAAAAAATGGAGTGACATTTTAGAAAAAAACAGATTACTATGTGATTTTGATTTTTACTATACACCAAGAAGATTAGTATTATGGCATAGAGAGTTCCAAGTTAAACAAGAAGATTCTGTTCAAGAACAATTTGGAGCACCTGTTAAGATTGCATTTAAAGATGGAGAACCTACTGGTGCTGCATTAGGTTTTGCTAAAAAATGTGGTGTTAGTGTTGATGAATTAGACAAAATTGATCAAGGTAGAGGAGAAGTACTTTATTTCAAAAAAGAAGTAGCAGGTACTGATGCAAAAGATTTATTAAACGATATGGTTAATGAATTCATCAACTCTTTAAACTTTGGTAAATCAATGAGATGGGCATCAAGAACTGATACATTCATTAGACCAATTAGATCTTTATCTATGATTTTAGGTGAAGAAGTAGTTGAGGGCGAATTATTCGGCGTAAAATCATCTAACTTCTCATTCGCACATAGAATGGTTTCTTATGAGCCATTTACTTATAATTTTGCTGGAGATTACTTTGCAAAATTAGATAATAATGGTGTAATTTTATATCCAGAAGATAGAAGAAGTAGAATCTTAAATCAAATGAAAGACATCGAGCAAAGACACGGTGTTAATATTGAATTAGATAAAGAACTATTAGAAGAAGTTGTTGCTATTACTGAATACCCAACTGCATTAATTGGTAAATTTGATGAAGAATTCTTAGAATTACCAGAAGAAGTAATTGTAACATCTATGAAAGAACACCAAAGATATTTTGCTGTTTATAAAGATGGAAAATTAACAAACAACTTCATTGTAGTTTCTAACTCAAAAACTGAAGACTTTGGATATATCATTGCTGGTAATGAAAAAGTATTAAGACCAAGACTTGCTGATGGTATGTTCTTCTACAAAAATGATATTAATAATGGACTTAGCAATGAAGGGCTTAAGAAATTAACATTCGTAGAAGGTTTAGGTTCTATGTATGAAAAGTCACAAAGAGAAGCAAAAATTGCATCTTTCTTAGCTGATATTTTCAATGTTGAACAAAAAGACTTAGTTGAAAAAGCTGTAATGTTAAGTAAAGCTGACTTAATGTCTGAAATGGTATTCGAATTTACAGAATTACAAGGTCTTATGGGATACTACTATGCAAAACTTGCAGGAGAAGATGAATTAGTATATACAGCACTTAAAGAGCAGTATTTACCAGATGGTGAAGATTCAGAATTACCATCAAATAAATTCTCATCGATTATTGCACTTTCTTATAAATTAGATAACTTAATGGGTCTATTCTCTGTAGGAAAAATTCCATCAGGTTCAAAAGATCCATTTGGATTAAGAAGAGCAGCCGCAGGAATTGTAAAAATTGCAATGGAACATGAACTTCCAGTAGATTTAGGAAAAATCATTGATGCATTAGCCGCTTCATACCCAGGACTAGACAAAAAACAATTAGTAGAATTCTTTAATGAAAGATTATTTAAAATCTTTGAAGTAAATCCATCTGTATTAAAAGCAGTATTAGGTTCTGGAGAAACTGATATTTTCAAAATCTCTAAAAAACTATGTGCTTTAAACCCAGTTGTTCAAAGTGATAACTTTAAAGAATATACAACTACATTTAAAAGAGTTGCTAATATCATCAAAGATGTTGATATTAACTCTGAATTAAATGTAAATGATTCATTATTAGAAGATGCAGCTGAAAAAGAATTATACTCTGCATTTACAACAGTAACATCAAAAGATTATACTTGTTACGAAGATGAATTAGAAGCATTATTCGCATTAAAACCACAATTAGATAACTTCTTTGATAATGTATTTGTAAATCATGAAGATGAAGCTATTAAAACAAATAGAAAAAACACTATTGGATTAGTTTATCAAGAATTCAGAAAAATCGCTGATATTAAAGAAATTACAATCTAA
- a CDS encoding AraC family transcriptional regulator codes for MQKKNTRDIHIKIANETMSYIYQNIDTSINIDELAISFNISKIHLHNVFKEQMDINIYEFIKSIRLQKASNLLLTNKYSTITEIANICGYSSQSSFIKAFKKRFEKTPKEWRNRGYEEYSKKIFENSKLINYLPNFDKSKVKIVKTESKVIYYIRQKGYKTEEAKEKWQQLQAWVYTNSLENYEQISIFHDNPAITPHKDCFYIAAINPSSNKRIENTKLPYTILPKGLYATFEIYGDQSEIGWFIKWAYQEWLPNSGFETTTEPSYAIMHKNHFLEENGVDATYYLPIRNL; via the coding sequence ATGCAAAAAAAAAATACACGTGATATTCACATAAAAATAGCAAATGAAACAATGTCTTATATTTATCAAAATATAGATACATCAATAAATATTGATGAATTAGCAATAAGTTTTAATATTAGTAAAATTCATTTACATAATGTATTTAAAGAACAGATGGATATTAATATTTATGAATTTATAAAATCAATTCGTCTTCAAAAAGCTTCTAATTTATTATTAACAAATAAGTATTCAACTATTACAGAGATAGCTAATATTTGTGGGTATAGCTCTCAATCGTCATTTATTAAAGCTTTTAAAAAAAGATTTGAGAAGACACCAAAAGAGTGGAGAAATAGAGGATACGAAGAATATTCAAAAAAGATATTTGAAAATTCAAAATTAATTAACTATTTACCAAATTTTGATAAATCAAAAGTAAAGATTGTAAAAACTGAATCAAAAGTGATTTATTATATTAGGCAAAAAGGTTATAAAACAGAAGAAGCAAAAGAAAAATGGCAACAACTGCAAGCATGGGTATATACTAATAGTTTGGAAAATTATGAACAAATAAGTATTTTTCATGATAATCCCGCTATTACTCCCCATAAAGATTGTTTTTATATTGCAGCTATTAATCCCAGTTCTAATAAAAGAATTGAAAATACTAAATTGCCTTATACAATTTTGCCAAAAGGATTGTATGCAACTTTTGAAATTTATGGGGATCAAAGTGAAATTGGTTGGTTTATAAAATGGGCATATCAAGAATGGTTGCCAAATAGTGGTTTTGAAACTACAACTGAACCTTCGTATGCAATTATGCATAAAAATCATTTTTTAGAAGAGAATGGAGTTGATGCGACTTATTATTTACCTATTAGGAATTTGTAG
- a CDS encoding LysE family translocator yields the protein MNDIYTISMIISISVFILTTHISPGPTNIILLSSVLNFGYKKSMPFMFGCIISYPLLMIFTGMGIGLFLIQYPSLMQILKVIGIIYLSWMAYKILKDNSSYDTNNNVQNKPFTFLQAFSYTILNPKAWVVYTSAVSIFVTSQEESFWQISIIVFITLIAMIITVYTWLFGGIVLKKFIKDEKFIKKINTVMAILLLASIVPIII from the coding sequence TTGAATGATATATATACAATATCAATGATAATTTCAATATCAGTCTTTATATTAACAACACATATATCGCCAGGACCCACAAATATAATACTTTTGTCATCAGTTCTAAATTTTGGTTATAAAAAAAGTATGCCTTTTATGTTTGGATGTATTATCAGTTATCCTTTATTAATGATATTTACAGGCATGGGGATTGGACTTTTCTTAATACAATATCCAAGTTTAATGCAAATATTAAAAGTCATTGGAATAATATACTTATCATGGATGGCATACAAAATTTTAAAAGACAATAGTTCTTATGATACTAACAATAATGTTCAAAACAAACCTTTTACGTTCTTACAAGCCTTTTCATATACAATATTAAATCCAAAAGCATGGGTTGTTTATACATCAGCAGTATCAATTTTTGTAACTTCACAAGAAGAGAGTTTTTGGCAAATTAGTATAATAGTATTTATAACACTAATTGCAATGATAATAACAGTATATACATGGTTGTTCGGAGGAATAGTATTAAAAAAATTTATAAAAGATGAAAAGTTTATAAAAAAAATAAATACTGTTATGGCAATTTTATTATTAGCATCAATAGTACCAATCATTATATAA
- a CDS encoding bifunctional 3,4-dihydroxy-2-butanone 4-phosphate synthase/GTP cyclohydrolase II codes for MNAIQRVKEAIVEIQKGNMVIMLDDEDRENEGDLVYAAPLSTPEKVNFMATHAKGLICVSVTKETADKLELNPMVSSNTSSYETAFTVSVDAVDALTGISAGERDDTIKILANPVSKATELVRPGHIFPLIAKDGGVLVRTGHTEGSVDLCKLAGLSGEAVICEIMKEDGTMARRDDLDIFADKHNMKQIYISDLVEYRLSHEKLVEEVSNDDALFFNTKVKKKEFQDHLGNVHTAIIFGEPSEVTHVKFHTVIPDIELFLNNEKLDSMIKTINFLSSKGGVLIFLSDEKKRESQKDYGIGAQILNTLNIKQIKLMTSGGKHSFVGLNGFGLEIIEEIQIEC; via the coding sequence ATGAACGCAATACAAAGAGTAAAAGAAGCTATCGTAGAGATTCAAAAAGGTAATATGGTAATTATGCTTGATGATGAAGATAGAGAAAACGAGGGTGATTTAGTTTATGCAGCACCACTTAGTACTCCTGAAAAAGTTAATTTTATGGCTACTCATGCAAAAGGATTAATTTGTGTATCAGTAACAAAAGAGACTGCTGATAAATTAGAATTAAATCCAATGGTTAGCTCAAACACATCATCTTATGAAACTGCATTTACAGTTTCTGTTGATGCTGTTGATGCTCTTACAGGAATTAGTGCAGGGGAAAGAGATGATACTATTAAAATTTTAGCAAACCCTGTATCAAAAGCAACGGAACTAGTAAGACCAGGACATATCTTCCCATTAATTGCTAAAGATGGTGGAGTATTAGTACGAACTGGACATACAGAGGGAAGTGTTGATTTATGTAAACTTGCAGGTCTAAGTGGTGAAGCAGTAATTTGTGAAATCATGAAAGAAGACGGAACTATGGCAAGAAGAGATGATTTAGATATCTTCGCTGATAAACATAATATGAAACAAATTTATATTTCTGATTTAGTTGAGTATAGATTATCACATGAAAAGTTAGTAGAAGAAGTATCAAATGATGATGCATTATTCTTTAATACTAAAGTTAAAAAGAAAGAATTCCAAGATCATTTAGGAAATGTACATACTGCTATTATCTTTGGAGAACCAAGTGAAGTTACACATGTTAAATTTCATACAGTAATTCCAGATATTGAACTGTTTTTAAATAATGAAAAATTAGACTCAATGATAAAAACAATTAATTTCTTATCATCTAAAGGTGGTGTTCTTATTTTCTTATCAGATGAGAAAAAAAGAGAATCACAAAAAGATTATGGAATAGGGGCACAAATTTTAAATACTTTAAATATTAAACAAATCAAGTTAATGACAAGTGGTGGAAAACATTCATTTGTAGGATTAAATGGATTTGGTCTTGAAATTATAGAAGAGATTCAAATAGAGTGTTAA